From the Argentina anserina chromosome 3, drPotAnse1.1, whole genome shotgun sequence genome, the window TGATCGGAGTCTCAAACGAATCCTTGCTGGGAAGCAAGATAATCGACGGCGGAGGTAGGTTGCAGCGTCGATATAAAGATTAGATTCTTATTTTGGGGGAAAAAGAAGAACTCGAATTAAGGAGAAGAGTGAGAGGTCTGGGTTTACGGAATTGGAAAGGAATTAAACTCGTCGGAGCCTTGATCGATCGGTGGAGTTCCTCCTTGGATTGTTTACTGTTATACTGTACCAGTCTTCGATTGAAGGGCAAATCAGGGTGCATGTTGGATTTGCTAGCATGGTTGAGACGGTGGAGATAAGGAAAAGATGATGGTTGGTGATGCTTGCCGGTCTCGCCGATCGGTGTAGAAGAAGGTGGCGGTGCACAAGTGcagaatgaaaataaaagaaaagagagttcGTTTAAAAGTCTTACCTTCTACGAGTTAACGATGGCAGTTTCTTAACCAATCATGTACTGACACGTGTCGTGGGCGCTTACCAGAGTTCTTCGTTTTATTCAAATTCGCTCCACATCGTGAATTTGCTGAGTTCGTCGGTTTTTATCACCAAAAAAATTCATGGCATTCAGACTAAAGCCTAGCTTAAGTAATTGCAgtaatgaagaagatgaagagggggagggagagagaatcaTGCTCAAGGATATTAGCCAAAAAGATTCATGTTCTTGGAGAAATGAATACAACGCTAACCATTATgaagaaatcaaagaaaaggAGACGGAACAAGGATATTAGCCTGAACCTCTTTTAGTCTGATCCACCTAGTCATAGTAGTCATAATCATCGTAATCATCTTGGGGCGGTACCTGTCCTGGCTGTTCATAGTAGTCATAATCCTGATGTTGATGCATTTGTCTTGGCTCTTCATGCCGCACCTGTCGTGGCTGCTCACGTCTAATGGGCTGTGCCTGTCTTGGCGGTTCATAGTAGTTATAACCCTGTTGTTGCCGTACCTGTCGTGGCTGTTCACGTCTAATGGGCTGTGCCTGTCTTGGTCGTTCGAAGTAGTTATAACCCAGTTGTTGCCGTACCTGTCGTGGCTGTTCACGTCTAATGGGCTGTGCCTGTCGTGGCTGTTCGTGTACAACAGGTTGTCGTTGCTGCTGCTGTATATTGGGCTGCAGCTGCACACGTACATGTCCTTGATGTGGCTGTTCATGTATGACATATGGTACTTGTTGTGGAATAATGGGCTGCTGCACTTGAAATCTTTGAGGTTGATGATGTCCAATGGGCTGTCCTTGTCGTTGGTGTTCACGTCTGATGGGACGCTGCACTTGTTGGGGCGCCTGCCGTGGTTGCTCACGTATAATGGGCAGGACTTGTTGTGGCTGTTCACGTATAATGTTGCGCAAATCCCAGATAGGGCAGGAACATGTTGGTTTCTTGTTATCCCATTCAGCTCCACAAGTATAGCAGAACTCATAGCCACATCTACAAAGACAATGCAAGTATGGAACAGACCACAAGAATCAGTAATTTGGTACAAAGGTGACAGTGCAGGCGGGCagcatcgaaaaaaaaaacacttttgTACTTTGAGGGTTTACAATATTCTTTTCTTGAATAGAAGGTGAGCAAAATGCGGTGCAGTgatcaaagaaaatatatatactaaaggaaaaaaaaagcacAAAATTTATCTGAGGGATACAAGTTGTTAGTATATCATCGAGATCTTAcaaattcaaaatcagagtgTTAACATGCTAGGcttttgaatttcttcaaTTGTAGAAAAGAAGATGGTTAACCACCATTTTTATGCCACAGTCATTAGCTATATCCACTCTCGCACATAAATTGATACCATTTAGCAAAGTAGCTGATCTAGCTAAAGCAGGGTATACATACCACACAAAAATAACTAGTTTAAGGTTATACACAAGATGACATAACAAGTCAATAAGATAGAGAcaatgaaaagacacaagaCAAGTCAAACAGGAGAGAACGGAGATTAGTATAGTACCTGCAGGTAATGTGGTAGCAACCTTCTGCAAGTTCTACCATATTCTTGCACATAACACACTGGCGCCAGCGTTTCTTTGTAGCCAAAGATTTCAGCAACTGATCTTCTGAACGCGGATAAGGATGTGATCTTTTGTAATCATAGCAAGTCATATTGGAATGCCATGGGACTTTgcaattaaaacaaaaataggAATGGCATTTCATGCATCTCCTGGCTCCAGATTGTTCAGCACCGGCATAATAGCTGTTTGTATATTGCAACACCTCCTGTTTGGACATTAATGCAGAACACCTGGGATTTGGACAATAAACTTTCTCTGTGACAGGAATAGATGATTCTTTGATTCTTTGGCTCATAACCTCAACTAGTTTAGGTGCCAAGAATTGTGCGCAGCTTTCAATATTGACCTCAGATTTACAGCCTTCATGAGGGCACTGTGCCATCTGCCCATTAAGCAACTTAACTTCTACATGCTGTTTCATGCAAGTAAAGCAGTATCTGTGCAGACAACCATCAATTGAAAACATTTTACCAACATCAGTGTCCTCAAAACAGATTACACAAGTTTCCTTCAAAGATTTCCCATTGCTAGTTTCTGCGGGCCAGGTGATTTGAGAAACTATAGCCTCTCTTGCAAATTGAAATGCAAACTTAATGTCACTACGCGCCACAAGAGAAGGGCTGCAATATTCAAATTTTCTTCGTAGAAGTCCCAGTTGATTGACTAATGTTGCCATCTTGCTGTTCCCAGGAACTACTCTGCCTGTAACCTGAATTTATGAAAGAAACTGTTTTATATCAGCAGTGTGAAAGACACATGCACAGTCggcacaaatatatattcctaAAGCAATGACAGAACAATACATCATCAATGCAACttaaaaaatttacaaaaGCATAATAGTACACCTCCGACTGCAGCGTTGAAGACGGTGAAATTTGAAAACCTATCTTGTATTTACTAGTAAGGGCTAGCACATTCAAAAACTTTTAACATTGCAATTGAAATTGTGTTAATAGGTTATATCATAAAAACTATCAActcccaaaatttcaagttgtATGGGGAGGACCTTACAGCGTCCGCAGAAAGTTAAATTAACCAATTCCACCGACCAGAATGGCTAAAAACCAAGAAAAGGAACCAGATTGATGTCATTCATTTTGTCACACTTGTCATAATAATCCATTTTTTCCTCTGTAATTGGTCAAAATATTTTACCTACATAAATTATCCAATAAAAAATCTACAAAAAAAGACAACTCAGGGAAGCAATAAGTCAGCAGAGATTGTAGCGAGAAATCCAGACCGGGAACTATACAGAAATTAaaccaaaaattcaaaaacaaaagataGCATTCCAATACATGTGGATTGGTGCGAATCTAATTAACCCGCAACACAAGAACATACAATgacagaaaaaaataaattatgtcTTGACATATACTCCTAGATCTCTCATATTTTAAAAAGCATGGATGGGAATTTTTTTTCCAGCCACAACGAGAGCTATGCTCAATTCCGGTAACCACTCTCCATATCCACTTCCAAGCCAAACAAATACACAACATTTCCCCTATCTAAGTAACCAAAACTTGCAGCAAAGAATGCACACCACTGACCCAATCACAATTGGTAGAAAATAAAGAGCTACATTGAAATTACATATGCATCAGTGAACactaaaaaataaacaaacaatcaatcaatcaactAGCGAAACAAGAAGATAGAACAAAACACAAATCTTTACTTGATACTAACAAAAAACTCACATATTGGTAAAGCATGTATCCATCACAGAAAAATGTCACATTTCTCAATTCTAAACTAAGAGCAGTATTGAGCCCTTCAATTAGAGCCTCAATCTCCACAGCCTCATTGCTCATCACCACACCACCATCAAACGCCTCCAGAATCTTCCTCGCCTCGAAAATCAGATTATCTCTAGGATCACATATCGCCACCCCAGCTCCGGCCACCACCACCTTCGAGTCCCTAACCACCTCTTCTCCAACCAAGCCCTTACAATACAGCCTCAAACACTCACTCTCCACCGCCGCCGACGACGAACCGCCTCCGTCGGCATAGTACGGCTTCTCGTAGTTATCGCCGTACTCGCTCCAGTAGTCCTCCGGCGCGTCGCGGACCTCGGCGGCGAAATTCTGGTCGTGGATTCTCCGGTCGAGGTCTTCCTTGGCCTTGCGGACTTCGAGGAGGGAGCGCTCGTGGTCCTCGTATTCCTGCGCGAATTTCTCGATGTCTTCGAGCATGAGCGCGGCGGAGAGGTCGAGTGTGTCGTCGTGGAGGGGCAGCGGAGGCGGAGGAGGGGGgcgggaggaggaggaggggtggtgggagagggaggcggacaTGGCTTCCTGCATTTGGAGAGAGAAGGCGATGTCGAGGTCGGAGTCTAGGGTTTTGGCGGCCATGAGTTCGTGGCGTTGCTCGGAGAGGATGGTGTGGAGGTCGTCTCTGTACGCCGGGGTCGCCATggttagagagagagactgagagACTGAAACTGAAAATTAAAGAGTAGGTTTTGCTAGAGAATAAACTCTAAAGAGACTTCTCTGCCACGTTTGCAACTTGATTTTTGGACTTTTTGTTAGTCTtcgtttcaaaaaaaatataagtagTCTTTGGCGAGTATGTCCGCAAATTCTATCGGCAACGCTGGAAATGTTAAAAGTTGGCCCGTAAAATAGGCAGGAGAGAGTTGGTCCGGCATAAGATAAAAAGACCCACATACTGTCTGATCTATGTTTCTATCATCCTAAGTGTAAAATGGGCAGGGCAGGACAGGACTGGTCAAATCAAAATATGTGAAGTCTAAGCCTGTTTTTTGAGCGGATAAAATTTGGGCTTAAAAAACATGCACATTGACTGATCTACACTTGAGTCgtcattttaaaataataaaatattttaactttcatttgaaaaaaaattgattgagATAGGAGTTGAACTCATGAACCCCTTATTCTAATAATAACACATTTGTCAATTGAACCGacaaaatttactaattatacCAATCActcataaattaataataaaatgtaagattgagaatgtgACGATCCTATAATATACCATATGGGTAGGGCTTTGGGTCGGCGCATGGTTTGAAAAGTGTTACACATACCTACCCATTCCAAAACGGGCCAAGTATAGCCCGCCCATTAGTTTGGGTCAAGCTGGCCCGCGGCCCAAATTTCTGAGCTAAGTTTGGGTATGTCCGTTGGTTTCGGGCTTAATTTACAAGCATAATTAAAATAGGGTAAATAAAAACTGCTTTACTTTCCACAAGAGAGAATTCAACAAACAGTACAACAACTATTGGTCATTTGAACTTTTAGTACCTCATATttgaaaactatcgcattggTACCTCAAGTTTCTATTTCAGCTTAATTGTAGTTCATTCTGTCAATTAACATTGTTAGTGGCTTCATCTCCCACTAATTTTTAGGGCATTTTCGTGACTTcatttctctccgatttcatctttcatttccctccaatttcaacttctattaaaaaaacaagttgattaatttatatcatttcattaaatttaataaGTATCATTCATTTACCACAACTATTACAAACAAGTTAAAGTTTACAATTACAAAATAATCcaacatatatttcatattgtaTATATTCATCAACCAACAACCATATTGTTATAATAATATGCTCAAAAACTCTATTATAGACATTTAAATATTTCAAAAGCAAAAAATGCCTATATAACAATTGGCTTGAATGGTAGAAAATGTTGGCTATAAACTAAGTGAAATCAGTGAGAAATAAAATGACGATAATGCCCTTAAACATTGGTGGGAAATAAAGCCACCAACGGTATTAATTGACggaatgaactaaaattagGTTGAATAGAAACTTGAGGTACCGATGTGATAGTTTTCAAATGTGAGGTACTAAAAGTTTGAATGGTCAATAATTGGGATACTGTTTGTTGAATTCTCCCTTTCCATAAGCCGAAATGCCAAGATGACCCGCATAAAAAAGATAGTCAGAAGACCATCACGTGAAGAGTAAAGAGGTGATGCCTCCCTCTTTTTATCTTGAATTCCTTGTTTTTAATATTCTAAAATAAGATATGTGTTTTGCATGTCTTG encodes:
- the LOC126785649 gene encoding uncharacterized protein LOC126785649 isoform X3; the protein is MATPAYRDDLHTILSEQRHELMAAKTLDSDLDIAFSLQMQEAMSASLSHHPSSSSRPPPPPPLPLHDDTLDLSAALMLEDIEKFAQEYEDHERSLLEVRKAKEDLDRRIHDQNFAAEVRDAPEDYWSEYGDNYEKPYYADGGGSSSAAVESECLRLYCKGLVGEEVVRDSKVVVAGAGVAICDPRDNLIFEARKILEAFDGGVVMSNEAVEIEALIEGLNTALSLELRNVTFFCDGYMLYQYVTGRVVPGNSKMATLVNQLGLLRRKFEYCSPSLVARSDIKFAFQFAREAIVSQITWPAETSNGKSLKETCVICFEDTDVGKMFSIDGCLHRYCFTCMKQHVEVKLLNGQMAQCPHEGCKSEVNIESCAQFLAPKLVEVMSQRIKESSIPVTEKVYCPNPRCSALMSKQEVLQYTNSYYAGAEQSGARRCMKCHSYFCFNCKVPWHSNMTCYDYKRSHPYPRSEDQLLKSLATKKRWRQCVMCKNMVELAEGCYHITCRCGYEFCYTCGAEWDNKKPTCSCPIWDLRNIIREQPQQVLPIIREQPRQAPQQVQRPIRREHQRQGQPIGHHQPQRFQVQQPIIPQQVPYVIHEQPHQGHVRVQLQPNIQQQQRQPVVHEQPRQAQPIRREQPRQVRQQLGYNYFERPRQAQPIRREQPRQVRQQQGYNYYEPPRQAQPIRREQPRQVRQQQGYNYYEPPRQAQPIRREQPRQVRHEEPRQMHQHQDYDYYEQPGQVPPQDDYDDYDYYD
- the LOC126785649 gene encoding uncharacterized protein LOC126785649 isoform X2 — encoded protein: MATPAYRDDLHTILSEQRHELMAAKTLDSDLDIAFSLQMQEAMSASLSHHPSSSSRPPPPPPLPLHDDTLDLSAALMLEDIEKFAQEYEDHERSLLEVRKAKEDLDRRIHDQNFAAEVRDAPEDYWSEYGDNYEKPYYADGGGSSSAAVESECLRLYCKGLVGEEVVRDSKVVVAGAGVAICDPRDNLIFEARKILEAFDGGVVMSNEAVEIEALIEGLNTALSLELRNVTFFCDGYMLYQYVTGRVVPGNSKMATLVNQLGLLRRKFEYCSPSLVARSDIKFAFQFAREAIVSQITWPAETSNGKSLKETCVICFEDTDVGKMFSIDGCLHRYCFTCMKQHVEVKLLNGQMAQCPHEGCKSEVNIESCAQFLAPKLVEVMSQRIKESSIPVTEKVYCPNPRCSALMSKQEVLQYTNSYYAGAEQSGARRCMKCHSYFCFNCKVPWHSNMTCYDYKRSHPYPRSEDQLLKSLATKKRWRQCVMCKNMVELAEGCYHITCRCGYEFCYTCGAEWDNKKPTCSCPIWDLRNIIREQPQQVLPIIREQPRQAPQQVQRPIRREHQRQGQPIGHHQPQRFQVQQPIIPQQVPYVIHEQPHQGHVRVQLQPNIQQQQRQPVVHEQPRQAQPIRREQPRQVRQQLGYNYFERPRQAQPIRREQPRQVRQQLGYNYFERPRQAQPIRREQPRQVRQQQGYNYYEPPRQAQPIRREQPRQVRHEEPRQMHQHQDYDYYEQPGQVPPQDDYDDYDYYD